In the genome of Lactuca sativa cultivar Salinas chromosome 3, Lsat_Salinas_v11, whole genome shotgun sequence, the window atgtattaataataattattttatgttaataatcaagttattgagttgcatgaacatcttcttAATTGCTTGAATCATATAGTTTTGTGAAAACAATATTGTATGCCTACTATTAGTGAATAAgaacctagggttaactagaaaataagtaaattaatgtGTAAGCATGTGTGATGCACAAtcatatatgagttgattgaattgacaAATTTAGTTAACtaatattacaagtcttacttgatcccaactgaacactaggaaacttgttagtttaatcaattggttactgtttgaattaacttgtttgctaaaggattagtaatagtgaacatgaacctaatcacattagAAATCGGTAAACAATGATATATTAATCCATTACACTTGCCATGAAATCAACCATAAGAATAAGTCAATCGAATctgaacagaagtctcttttatcattgaatctagttacCTACTATTCtctttagttgttaattgtctttgtttgagTGTTATTTtcttgcttaagtttctagtcttgtaagtctagagaacccccccccccccccttttattacttgtttttatTTAGGTAATTCTAGTAGTGTTACCggtccctgtgttcgataccctacttgcttgaactatattgttAATCGATAGGTatactgcctttcgtgtgtttattttgtgtctaagttagtaggattaaaactagtactATTTCACAtgtatcaagtttttggcgtcgttgctGGGGAACGGTTCTAATAGTTATTCTAATTGCTagttttatcgatcctttgtgtgaaaTTTATTTCATACAAAGTTAGTAGTTTTTCTATCTTAAATTTTCGCTTTCAGTTTTCTATTTTTGcgttaaactcgtcgagtccattattgaactcgacgagtttgtcgcGCTTtgagttttgtttttttttttggttttgttcGTTTTAGGCGtgtttttgtattttctttcaGGAAGTTTATGACCGAGGTTCCAGCACTACATTAGTGCCACCCGTGGAAGACCCGGAATCGATTATTTACAAAAAGAATCAAAAGCCAATTGGAGAATCAAGCGGCAAGGACGATAAGGTGCTAGATTTCGAGCAAGAAATACCCGAAATTGAAGAAGAAGGTGAACCCGAACCAAAAGAAGAAATGGACGAAATCACAGACATACCCATTGGCGAATACAAGAGAATGATGTGTGACCATATCGGGCCAGGACTCATGCAACCCACGATTCCAGCAACTACTAACTTTGAGCTGAAAGGTCACATACTCGCCCAACTCAAGGACATCCCATTCTACGGGAAAGATCACGAAGACGCATACAAGCATATCGACGAGGTCAACGACATAGTCAAGTACTTCAACATCCTTAATGTGCCTCGCGAGACTGTTTTAGTTCGTATGCTACCAGTTACATTTAAAGGAGCCGCAAAAGATTAGCTAAAATCACTCCCTCCAGGATCCATCACGACATGGGCTAAAATACGTAAATAGTTCATTGATTAATTTTTCCCTCCCTCAAAAATAGCAAAGTTGAAAAAAGCCATTGCAAACTTCGAACGACAAGTAGGCAAGTCACTCTATGAGGCGTGGGAGAGATACAAAGGCTTGTTGAGGAACTGCCGCCACAATGACCTAAACATTTCAGCAATAAGTCTCCATTGTCTATGATGGAGTGAATGTGACAACTAGGCAGCTCCTTGACTCCCAAGGACCACTCACGAAGAAAGCACCCGCGGTTATAAAGGAGCTAATTGAGGAATTCTCTAAGCACTATAGAGAATATCATAACCCAAGGAATAACTCAACTCGAGGGGCGGTGAACTCAGTTTTTGATAAGATGGCAACAGTGATGGCTAAATTGGAGAGCATGGACCGAAGGATGAGAAAGATGGATCAATACTTCCATGCCCTCCGGGTAGGATGTGATAATTGTGGCAGACCTCACCTTGCTAAAGATTGTGACCTTGACGAGAATGTGAACCGAAAAGTACAAGTTTTTTATTCGAGTGGCGACAAATTTGATGAAGATTGGAGGAAACCGAAAAAGCAGTGGCTACCCTACGATGACTACAAGAAGGCAAAGGAGGCGAAATATAGGCAAAATATAAGAGGTTTCTGTCAAAAGGAGGAGTCGGTTCAAGAGAAGAAAATGGACTATGAAGACATGCTCACACGATTTGCAACTGCATCTGAGAAAAGACACAACGAAACCGATGTGGCGATACGAGAACAACAAGCAATAATGAAAGAGCAACAAGCGTTAATGAGAAATCAGCAAGCCTCTATCCTCAACATTGAAAAACAATTAGGCCAACTTGCACAACAAATCAACGAAATAACACCAGGTGGACTTCCAAGTAATACTGAAAAGAATCGTAGAGTGGCTCATGTAAATGCAATAACAACAAGCTCTGAGCAAATTTTCACTCCTTTGACTCTAATCCAGAAAGAAGAATCAAAAGAGGTGCAAATAAAAGGAGAAGAAAGTCAAGACTTGAAAACAGTgacaaaaactcgacgagttccaaaaaggaactcgacgagttccccgtCCGAAGAAAAAAACAAATCGCCTTTAAAACCTTATCAGCCTCCGTTGCCATTCCTAGGACGAGCCATCCGAGATAGACAAATTGAAGAATGTAACAAGTTTTTAGAACACATAAAGGAACTTTAAATGAACATTCCCTTCATTGAAGCAATAGTACAAACACCAAGGAATGCAAGCTTGCTTAAAGACCTCCTCACGAATAGAAGTAAGATGGCAGAGGTAGCAGAAATAGTTTTGAGCGAACATTGTTCAGCCATTGTAATGAATGAACTGCCAGAGAAGATGGGTGATCCAGGCAATATAACTTTGCCTTTCCAATTTGGAAACTTGATTACCACTCATGCATTGGCTGATTCAGGGGCTAGTATAAACATTATGTCATACTCTTTCTTCAAGAAGTTAAGCATTCCAGAACTAAAGCCTATTCAAATGACAATCCATATAGCTTACAAAACGATGACACATCCAAGGGGAATATATGAAGATCTCTTAATTAAAGTATATAAATTGGTGTTTCCTGTTGACTTCATAGTGTTGGATATGGAAGAGGACCACAAAGTCCCAATCATTCATGGGCGACCATTCTTGAATACTGCTTGTGCCATAGTTGATGTGTGCGAATCAAAACTTACTCTTAGGGTGGGGGATGATTTGTTTACTTTTGGAGCTGACCAAGAGAATAAGCACTCAAAGTCTAGTGATGATGTGattgttagataaggtgtctaagtccgtaactatatttggtatgaacttgacccgacccagcattgtccatttgggttacacttcacctaacaatttgtatggatatacttttgagaatgAGATGTCtatgatctattaatatattataagttataatatattaatatgaaatcatattatttaattagtgttgatcaagaattgattttggaattaatttagtgataaaaaaggctaattcaatatggactcttacatatatatggattggcataagatttatttaggatttctaagagtatatggaagtccatggagcttttaaggcatggatcctaggtaaatgaagagtcatagGTATTAGGGTGTAagcctaatcctccatactatataaagaggtccgaggttctagaattggcactagtgtgtgtgagaaacaAGAGTGGACCGATTTTAGTGagcatcatattctctaaagtatttccaagttgttttgggtgatttgtgacaccacttgatgcatccacactattggttctaggctctaaaactccaaacaGTTAACtacaaaagaaaggtatgttattctacttaaagtcttgtattataagtaccccataacatgcttgTTAGGTTGTAAAcattggaaatcaaatttgcatgtattttagagaaaattaagatccaaggtttctagggttgcatgtacaccataggagtgttagaatgctcaaaacccatcagtggtatcagagcctaggcttgttttcttgatacttgatgcaaacttgttgaaaaaaCTCAAAAATTTGCTACCTGctgagtgaactcgccgagtccacgggggtgggtggggggggggggggctcgacgagtccatgagttagttcatcctactcgtcgagtaggttcttacACTTGACGAGTAGGAGGACCCGAATGCAGTTTtttgagttttgctgctggaaatggactagaaacattaccctaaactgttttggtgttttaaaacttgttttagatgatgtaattgttatgctaatccatttacaatggctaatatcaagagtccatgttttatatgttaatatgattcttgaaattttgatatgaatgttcttgttcttatgagttactGTTAGCTCAtatgaattatttgctgaattgtttaatgactaattcttgatcaattatgtgttttaatggagtccataatttatcctcaagttatggattaccaaaagtcactcttttaaagtccatttataaacacataggttacataaaatgaaaagtatctcattttaataaaccattaactcataagttatgaagttgaaaagtcttgaatagtttcaaaacttgccctcaagttttggaatttgtaaagtctcacactttaatactttaattccaaattgaaccttagaattttaaaagtttaaaattcaacccttatacttctataatattaaaagtttaattattatatatatgtcaatcttaccgttagtaggcctcattcacgaagctggtctataaggggggggggtataaggttactgcctataaaatggcagcttaatgggtgtccactctcacccaccgcttccttgacgggtggagggtcgttagccgaacgggtaggataggaccttaatcctcattaaaagtataatgaaattataaagtaagtaaacctttataaattcccaatcttagttactttaggaagatttgaaataggtgctaacccatgaaattacactttgtaccttaccaagtcgttagtggagcatgtgtggttaaccggcatactaacaaggactagtaagagtggaaaagggtgacttaagttttatcatagatcggtggagtgcgtgtggttaatcggcacattgattgtgtgataaaattaagggtaccaagtcaatttgcatggttattcacaccttgtttatgatcctcggcatcctggttacaaacttgagagggcacaatcgagatttatgTTAGactagtgtctaagtccgtaactacatttggtatgtacttgacccggttgtgtatggtccttttgggttgccttcaccaaagcaacttgacgaggtaatttaaggagagagataaaatattatggtttattaatatattataagaattatatattaaaggagaatcatatttatttaattagtattggtcataaattaattaggaattaatttggtgactaaaagagattaattaaataatggggtataaactgtcaaatgtatgatagttaagATTTGCGCAAAGGAAACCTAATAGACTTAAGggggaatgaaattatgatggggatccatcaaaatttcgtccaaggccttattccagaaggttccttgggctgcttggtggctaagctatccattagggtttagactgaaaccctagcagcctactgtataaatatgacccctaggctatgaaaattgaaacacttgattccaagagaaccctagggctgattttagcatctctcaccctctctcatattgccttcttgttgtgtggggtttattaaccattagaggagttacaattatgactctaagctcaagatcaacaAGACTAAAAGGATTTCAAGCTCtttgaaagaggtaaacacttagatctgttcttatgatgttgatttcgatttttatatgatagatctagggttgaaagtcttggattcaaagcatgtacaatagagaaacctagatccaagcattaggctttgtatgagcacataggattgttcttatgcaaaaaatccatcagtggtatcagagccaggttggtttctgttgtatttgATGCTTTAACTGTTTGATTGCTGAAAATCATTTTTTGTGCTAACTgtttgatgaactcgacgagttttaggaggaactcgacgagttccaatgtggaatCGACGAGTTTAGCTGTCCGACAGAGGATATTTCGttattttgttgctgttttgtcatgggattaatgcctaaatcgttttttgaagataaaatctgaataatagtttatttatatgataaatatgaattatttattttatttggtaattatcttgtaacTAAAACTGGATtaagtcaaatatagataattatgaaattaattgtttaatttaaattatttgttatttgatccattttgttttgaaaagctcaaaacttgtcctcaagttttgaaatttaaattttatgattaaaagtttaattttgagtaatttaaatttcaaacccttagagttttacaagtttaaaattcaaccctatactattatattattataagattaatatatatatatatatatatatatatatatatatatatatatatatatatatatatatgtatgtataagattaaagctagtcttatcgctagtaggcctcattcacgaagccgatctataaggtgggtataaggttggtgcctataaaatggaacttaatgggtgtacactcacacccaccgcttgcttgattggtggagggttgttagccaaacggataggatagggcacttaatacccattacaagtataatgaatattgaaaagtaactaacatgtttttacaaattcccaatcttagtgactatagggaaaaatgtgaaaatgatgctatcccatggaattacactttgtatcattgtcaaacgttagtggagc includes:
- the LOC111900883 gene encoding uncharacterized protein LOC111900883, translating into MAEVAEIVLSEHCSAIVMNELPEKMGDPGNITLPFQFGNLITTHALADSGASINIMSYSFFKKLSIPELKPIQMTIHIAYKTMTHPRGIYEDLLIKVYKLVFPVDFIVLDMEEDHKVPIIHGRPFLNTACAIVDVCESKLTLRVGDDLFTFGADQENKHSKSSDDVIVR